attcATGGGAAAGATGGCTACTGTATCAGTCTTGTGTGTGGAAcacattttgtaattgaaaaGGATGTTTCATCACCtcttgttgctgttttttttttggttttgaaATAAAAACACTATTTTGTGTTTCACACCAGTTGTCTAACAACAAAAGGCAACacttaaacaaataaacaagcacacacacacacacacacacacacacacacacacacacacacacacacacacacatacaaacaaagatGGTTTATAGAAGTTTTGAGAAAGGATATTGCACTCCCTGAGTACGGTGAGATGTCAGCCATGTCTTGGAGGTCTCCGCACTCAGACTTGATGAGCGAGAGGGACAGGCCCTCGGTGGTGCTTCCCGGGTGCGTGGGGGACATGGAGCGGTGGTGGTTCATGTGGTTCGACATCTTGGTCCGTAGGCTCGTGGTCTCCCGGGAGAGGTCGAGTGACTCTGGGGAAGACCGGTCTTTGCCCGGGTAGGCCGAGGGTGGCCCCAGAGGACTCTGGAAGGGGTAGCCCATGAGGGGCAGGGGGAATGGGTGGCGGAATGAGGGTGGGCTGAAACCCATGGTGGCCGTGAGCGGAGATGGGTGCAGCGAGGGGTGGTGGTGAGCCCCAGGGGTGGGCAGGCCGGACGACTGGTCAGAGGAGTTCTTGCGCACCACAAGCGGCAGTGCCTCTGTCTGGTCATTGGCGCCAGGCATGGGCATCCCGGTGAAGTCGAGCGGGTTGGGAATGATGACGTCGCCGAAGCACTGCAGGCGCTGGTTGGCCGTGTGGAAGTTGGGGTTGTCGCCGTTCATGGTGAAGCGGTCCTGGGGCATCTGGAGGGGCGGGAACACCTGAGGCAGGGCCGGGCGGGGTGGCTTGGCGAACACCTTTACCACCGTGTCCACCACCTGCGACATGGCCGTGTTCAGCTCCTGCTTCAGTGTCTCGGCCAGGTGCTTGCCCTCGGCGTGCATGGACTGTGGCCCCTGGGCCTTCCCCCGGGAGCCGTCTCCTTTGGGCTTGTCGCCCCCTTCAGCGATCATGGTCTGCTCACGGATCAGCGCCCGGGCCCGGTCCAGGAAGTGCCCGGGGTCCAGGTCGGACATCTCATTGTCGGAGCGGTCCGGCATGGAGTCGTCGAGCCGCGCGCGGTTCTCCAAGCCGCCGTCGGATCGCATGCTGTCCTCCGACAGGTTGCCGTCGTTGTCGTCGTTCTCCGAGTCGGTGCTGTCGTAGATCTGGTAGAACTTCTCCTGCAGCTGCCGCAGCTGCTTCTGCATGTCCTCCAGCTGCAGCTTGAGCTGCCGGCGCTCCTCGTGCTTCTGCTCCTTGCGGGCCGACACCAGCTGCTGGaagctctgctgctgctgctggggtagCTTCTGCTTGCGCTTGTTCTCCCGGTAGCTCTCGCGTGGGCTgggaggctgctgctgctgctgctgctgctgctgctgctgctggtgctgctgctgtgggtggTGCTGGGGCCCCTCGGCGCCTCCGCCCCGATCCCGTCCCCGGTCGCGATCGGCTCACGCCAAGGCCGTCGCTGATCGCCCGATCGCGATCGCGCTCCCGGTCCCCGCGCTCGCTCTCGCCGGCCCCGCGCAGCGTCACGCTGGGCGAGTGGCTCATGCCGCGAATGATGTTCTCCACGCGGGCGCGCTTGGCGCGCAGGTGTTCGTCCGTCAGCCGCTCGATGTCGAACTGCGTCATGGTGGGCCGGCCGAAGGGCGACAGGCACTCCTGGGGGCTCTCGCGCGACGAGTTGCTGCACGCGTCCTCTTGGTGGGCCTCAGAGCCTGTGCTGGACAGGCCACCGCTGCCCTGGAAGTTGCCGTTCTCACTGCCACCGTTTTTGCCTATGTTGTTCTTCAGCAGCTGGGAGATAATGGTGGCTCCCGGGAAGGGCATCATGGCGTCCTCGTACGAGTTTGCTCTCTTCAGGAGCTTGCGTAGCACGTTGGACTTCTCGCCGTCGCCGTGTGGCACCACGGAGCACTCGACGTCCTGGTCCGAACCGTGGGGATTCATGGCACTGAGTATGGTTGCTTTTGCCCGGGCGAATACCGCAGATGCTGTGCCTACAGTCCTTTTCACCCCGATGTCAACTCTTCGTCTCTTGGTTTGTCTGTTTAGAAGGGCTGTGTTGTCATGGTCAGGCATCACTGGAACTGTTATTGTGCCATCTTCAAAAGCCTGTCAGCTGGGCAAGGCTCGAGAATCCTGGGAGCCTgcccaaacaaaacacacaaacaaaaatacaaaaaaaggaaacaaacacatcaaatattttttttagttttaagtTTCTTTATCTTAATCCCATGTAAAACTTGGAATACAGATTTTCTGAAAATATTCTGTAGCATGTAGCACATTTTTgtgaaaaataatatatatatgacGTGGCAGataatttataaaataaaatgaatgttGTACCATTACTATTTCTGAAAAGTGATGGCAAAAACTACAGAAGTTGTAAACATAATGTCCATAGAAATCCAGACTCCTCCAAACACATCtattttcattaaaaatgtcAGACAAACTCAAAGATAGCAAATAAATGCCCATAAGGAGGCAATACTACTTGTATCTTAATCAGTTACCTCCCTCTAAATGGTCATAGCCAGAGCACAACATACATTTTAGTCTTACATTATCGAAGGTGAATTTAATGCAAGACTTTTTACCTACTTTAAGGACTGCAGCGCTTTGGTTGTATCTGAGCACTCATATGAGCATTACCTATAACTGTTCTCTTAATttagtaaaaaaacaaaaaaaaaaaacaccttgtAGCCAAACTCATCAAACAGGTGAAGACAAATCTGTTCCTCACACATTACcaatatatatttcatttccaagtatgtgtgtgtgtgtgtgtttgtgtgtgtgtgtgtgtgtgtgtgtcagtggtcaCATACCTTGCATATCAGCTTCACTAAACTGACAACTGAACAAAATATGTAAGTCCCTATACAAAGTGGTCAAATGCATACATTCAAAGCATTCGGCGACCTAACTCTGACCTAAAGATTCTGTAACCATATTCTTCCTCTAAATACTTCAATTAGAATGTACAAtaagaatatttatatgctcATATATTTAACAAGTTGAACATTTCACAAGCATATGGAAGTCACTTATGGTTGAGATTCTAAGGCTTCATACCACCATCAACATTGTTTAGAGCAAAACATTAAAATGCCACTGCTCTAGTAGAACAAAACTATATCTACAGTATTTCCATCAGTACAGAATATTCTGCCACATGCAAAGTGACAACAAAATCACACAGATTATGAAGAAATGCTTCCATGAACTACACACCTTCCATATGGCACTCTTGAACCACTTCACGAACACTGGATAAAATGCTTTCCTCACTCCATAAAAGTAAATCAGGGCTAGTTTAATTTCAAACTCAGTTTTCAGTCATGTTACCACATATCAAGAACTatgacaaacaacaacaacgaatAGTGTTTCTAAACTGACATTCTTGACGCGCTTAGTCCACATCATAATGTCTCTTGGTAGTTCAATAGGAAAAAAAGCTACAAGCTACTAATTTAACGTGACTGCTCATACAACTGTCGCCAACATATATTAAATATTGCGTGTTCATATTCAGGCTTTCCAGAGTAAAATGGATTTTTATACGTAATCCAGGAGGCCCAGCATATTCGCATGGCAGTGTCGTGGCCAacagagtaggctacacaaGAACGCACTGAGCAGATAAAAGAAAGGAGCAAACCGGACATTATTCACCCACAAAACCCTCATCACCTGTGTATTTCTAAATTGAAGTACTTTCATTGTGAGATGGCAATGAGGGAGAATGCATATCTTAACAAAGGGGAAGACGGGCTTTGTCATGCTCTATTGATATCTCTGAATGACAACCATCGCAGAAGTTTGGATGGGTTCAACTTCTCATTTCGGgtaaaggaaaataaatcatgttATATAGCCTATCAAAGTGGGCGAATTTCAGAATTATACAAAAAACTTAAACTATGAATGACACAAAGACCACAGCAAAAAGCTGCGTGTTGACAATTGGCAAGACCATTAGGAAGCGTTGCGCCGCAGATAACTGACAGTCAGTGAAACATTATAACTGTTAAACATATAGCTACACGATACCAAAGAAAAGGCTGAACAACAGAACCACCATTCAAACGTCTAACAAATGTTTCCTCTGTATCAGGCCTATAAAATAAATCCCCATATGGGCTATACTTAAAGAGTCATGAAATAAGATAAAGTGTGAAACTAACAGAAAAGTGATTTAAGTGATACATTAATTTAATAAAGATCAAATATAGTCATGACAATCCGGAACAAATGATTATTCACTTAACATCTCCTAATGCGCACCAGAATCAAAGAAACAGCAGCCGACTTACTTCACAAAGTCTCTTTTAAAAGTATACCATTCCATTTATCAAACCTTGTAAAAATGTCCTAAGAGTGCCATTGAAAATCCTGCTCACAATGATCTAAAATGCACTTTCCGTCACTGATGCTACGTGTTTatgaaataaaattattaaaatctTCAAACGCATCTACCAGCAAAGACGTAACCATTTGAAGGCAAAGAGAATGAACGGGAGCGATACGAGGACAAGGTTACTTACTCTGCAGACGAGAGGAAATTGAGCTTCTTTGCAatagtgaaagagagaataCGGAGGGTTGTTCGCCTGGTGATGAATATTGTAATTTCTCAGGACAAGCACGAGCGacgagagtgagtgagtgagcgagagagctCTTTTGCGCCGCTCTCCTTTCCAGATGGAAACTGTGTTTCTCTGCGATGCGTACAGGACGGGGCTAGAGCGCTCTCGCACTAACAAGATTCACTTTAAGACGCAGCTGAAGGAAGCAGGAAGACGGCGCGTCATAACCATTGTGATGTAACATTTCCACCTACCAATAAGAACAGTCCGCTGGATTTAGAGGAATACAAAACGCCGAACTTCACCTACGCGGAGAAAGACTCGCCGGTCAAAAAAAGACTGCTTTCGCCATCCACTTTATACAACAAATGACTTTGCGGAACCTGTAAGGATGCATTGTCTCCTGAATTAAGAGAGAACAATTCTGTGTTTTGCCTTGTTACATCTTGTTTATCATACTTACTGAGTAGAATACATTTAAGTTTCATGACATTTTAATAATTGAACAATTGTATTTTATCCTCTTTGATATAATATAGGCTATAAACTGTTTTGGCGATTGCATTCTTTGCCGTTATTGTTTTTCAAATCAAACCCTTATTTGGAAAATGATAACAGGCTGCATAAAACATAGAGCTATGATAGCCTATTTCAATTCTGAAAGTTAGACAATCATCCAATTATAGCCTGTTTTAATCGTCTGCACCGAACAGGCCATATCTTGCTTACCGTCTGTCAGATTTATTATAACGAATGGCCAAACATGATAGAGAGGCATCGgctaaatatttattattattttgataaATTAGCCTATTTTGCATAGTCCAATCAATATAGAGGTAAATTATTCTATTAAACAGTGCAGAGGCTGTATCTTATTTGCTCTATCAAAACGCCGATTTCGCCTGCAACCACAGCCGCAACTCGGAAGATCCCCATGATAATTGTACCAAATTCTGCACTGTGAACCAAAGCTACTGTGCTTATGGTTGCCAGCGAACGTCAACACACATCAGAAATGTCACCGGCAATTATTCCCAATTAATTATAGACTATGGATTAACATATCATACCTCTAGATATACAAGCCGATAAGGGCAATGATCAGATGATGCTATTGCGAGCAAGCAAAATAGTTGATAACTGCATATTGTTAGGAGTCATTCCGATGGAAGTTCAACGACCCAACAGCAGAAATATGTTCACATGCGTtttaatttatgttgtgtattgCAGGCCAAGGACTGATAAATAACCAAAAAGCACAAACACCGCAATCCTCTTCAGTTATGCACTTTGTTCAAATACACGATTTTATAAAGAACAAATGTGCTTTGAGGTCGAAGGAACAACATCCCAAAAGAAATATGGTAATGTTGTGCCTCTTCCTGCATGCATGCATCCTTAATTTAATGAGGCCTATTGGCGAAAATTGTGACACCTGAGTGTGATGAACTACAAGTTCTGAACTCAGAGGGCATGCAGCCTAATACttctcccctcccccatccaTCATCCAATCAGGCGCTTTATTAGTTGTCTACAGTATGGTGAGCATCCTATCAGGGCGCATTATAGGAATGCATTCTAAACCTCTAACCTAATTTTTACCAAATTTGCCTTTCACGTGTGCTTTAGCATCTCCTTGGTTAAACAAATCAACTTTGTGTCTTTGACCTAATTTTCTAATCCCATCAAAATACAAGACATCGTGACGCGCTTCTATTATTGTTTATCCCAGGGATTCTAATATGAATCCTTTATATGGTTGTTGGCTATGTGGGAACATCATTAAAAACTTGGCACTGACGCCTTGCTGTGTGGATTAAGTGGCTTGTGAATTGTGTCAGGAAAAGCACGAAAGTACGTATACTTGAAACATTCAGTATAAGTATTTGCCATCGCAGAAGTATTCAAAATGGGTTGTTTCTTGGGCGTTTGAATTTGTGTCAATTCAGCATCATCCGCAGCATGTGAAATCTCACTGTTGGACTGGATTGTGATGATAACCTCCTGGCTTTTATTGTAAATCTTCTGTGACACCCAAGTTTTGTAACAAGTGGAGATATAGTCGGTAATCTTTGTAGGTAATACAATTTAGCCTCCCTTTTTTCTTCTGTCTCCAAATGTCTTCACTATTTGAGCCATCAATTGAATCTTTGATAAACAGCAAAACTTAGGTTTCTAAAGGTCACCCTGGGACTTAAAGACattttaggcctacttaaatacTATTTTTTACTATTTATCACTATTACGAtcaatcattattattatcattcatgttataaatattataattataattattattattttgtaattTTCTGCAATTACTTCATTTTGTAGCTTTTCATCGGTTAATAACACCAGTATCTATTTCAGAAATTGTATATACATAGAGAAATAATCTCTTTATGTGGTGAACTTTAATAAAAGGTAAAGACCACTTTGTTTTCCTTTAGGCGTGATGGGCTGAGGCGGCTGGCTTTCGCCATCTCCCTACTTTGAATAGTGCCCAAAAGGAAAAGCGACTCACTTTCCATGTCGTAAGCGAATGTTGTTGTATGAGTAAATGACTAGGAAGTCAGAACTTTGGTGTCATGGATTTCTTTTCCAAAACAGGTGCTCCGACCTATTCTGTAAAGTGAGCAGTGCGCACGGCGTTGGTTCCCCTGGCGCGCTCGGTGGACAGACTCTGGAAAATGCATTACAACATTAAAGGAAATTTGTTTAGAAAGGGAAGACGAATCTGAGGTGTAGAGGAAACCTGTTTATTAACACCGCCACCTCTTATAACAGACGACCCGAGATGGACAGTCACTTACTTTTTCATCTCTTTCCCAACATTCTTTAACAGTCGCTGTCCTGCATTAATCCTTTGAGCTGAACGAGGGTCTGCGCGCTCGTGCCAATACAGAAAGGACACCATCTATTTGCGCAACAAGTATTTTACCTACGTgtgtgcgtttctttttttttttttacatatccGATGTTCGAAATTGACTGAGATGTAGCTCTATATCAACATCTTCTTCGCCtgtcatgtcaataaagaaAACTAAGAAAAGACAACAATCGATGCGCATTTTTCcgcatttaatttaatttcagacAATGTCGTCTTAACAGGAAGCTGAACATTCTCGGAGGTAGGCTGTTTTTCAGtcatacaaaacaaaatgcaaGTCCCATAGTGTAATATTTTCCTGCGGTTACGAGATCTGAAGAATTTGCACTTGTAAATGATCTTAGTGAGCAAAATAGGACAGTTGGACCgtgacacactcacataatGTAAAAAAGCCCCTTTGGAATGCCATTCTTATGCCTAATAGTACACCACTTTTGTAAGCATTtagaataaatattttatatgtgtatatgaaAGATATTGGAATGAAATAAGTTGGAATGTCCATCAGTGTTTTGCGGCCCCTACACTTTCAAACACATTCCTTTGGAGTCTGTAAATCTCCCTGTACACTGAGCA
Above is a genomic segment from Alosa alosa isolate M-15738 ecotype Scorff River chromosome 19, AALO_Geno_1.1, whole genome shotgun sequence containing:
- the prox1a gene encoding prospero homeobox protein 1a, with protein sequence MPDHDNTALLNRQTKRRRVDIGVKRTVGTASAVFARAKATILSAMNPHGSDQDVECSVVPHGDGEKSNVLRKLLKRANSYEDAMMPFPGATIISQLLKNNIGKNGGSENGNFQGSGGLSSTGSEAHQEDACSNSSRESPQECLSPFGRPTMTQFDIERLTDEHLRAKRARVENIIRGMSHSPSVTLRGAGESERGDRERDRDRAISDGLGQQQQQQQQPPSPRESYRENKRKQKLPQQQQQSFQQLVSARKEQKHEERRQLKLQLEDMQKQLRQLQEKFYQIYDSTDSENDDNDGNLSEDSMRSDGGLENRARLDDSMPDRSDNEMSDLDPGHFLDRARALIREQTMIAEGGDKPKGDGSRGKAQGPQSMHAEGKHLAETLKQELNTAMSQVVDTVVKVFAKPPRPALPQVFPPLQMPQDRFTMNGDNPNFHTANQRLQCFGDVIIPNPLDFTGMPMPGANDQTEALPLVVRKNSSDQSSGLPTPGAHHHPSLHPSPLTATMGFSPPSFRHPFPLPLMGYPFQSPLGPPSAYPGKDRSSPESLDLSRETTSLRTKMSNHMNHHRSMSPTHPGSTTEGLSLSLIKSECGDLQDMADISPYSGSAFQIQEGLSPNHLKKAKLMFFYTRYPSSNMLKMFFSDVKFNRCITSQLIKWFSNFREFYYIQMEKFARQSINDGVTGVEELSVSRDCELFRALNMHYNKANDFEVPERFLEVAQITLREFFNAIVAGKDVDPSWKKAIYKVICKLDSEVPEIFKSPNCLQELLHE